Proteins encoded together in one Impatiens glandulifera chromosome 1, dImpGla2.1, whole genome shotgun sequence window:
- the LOC124915136 gene encoding sm-like protein LSM1B, with product MSWVGPKNIYLSRSLASYLDKKLIVLLRDGRKLMGILRSFDQFVNVVLEGAYERVIVGDIYCGIPLGLYIIREENVVLIGEMNLEKEELQPHMTSISVAEITMAQKVEREASNLKGTMRRRMKFLDMD from the coding sequence ATGTCTTGGGTAGgaccaaaaaatatttacttgTCAAGATCTCTCGCAAGTTATCTTGACAAGAAGTTGATTGTATTGTTGCGAGATGGAAGAAAGCTTATGGGCATACTTCGTTCCTTTGACCAATTTGTAAATGTGGTGCTGGAAGGTGCTTATGAACGAGTTATAGTTGGTGATATTTATTGTGGCATTCCTCTAGGTCTATATATTATTCGAGAGGAGAATGTGGTTCTAATTGGCGAAATGAATTTGGAAAAGGAAGAACTTCAGCCTCACATGACCTCTATTTCAGTTGCAGAAATAACAATGGCGCAAAAGGTGGAAAGAGAAGCTTCGAATCTGAAAGGCACAATGAGAAGGAGAATGAAATTCCTTGACATGGATTAA